The following coding sequences are from one Streptomyces sp. NBC_00536 window:
- a CDS encoding helix-turn-helix domain-containing protein — protein sequence MAFTEFNTAALPREQRFDWWCEVVGRGVAPTRITSDGASDFTGSVGSLGLGPLQLTTMAFPALRSERTAQLVRRGDPETYELTLVLGGSMEVSQGRNDAALHAGDFALWTSSRPYRGRAVSTPETGAARAVILHLPRTLVPVPESRLDRLFASTLSARSGIARILADHLISVAREAPLLDESDGERLGLASLDLAAGLLASRADAQDRVPPETRHQVLRARIDVFIQDHLTDPQLGPDAIAAHHHISVRLLHQLFRPRGETVSAAIRRQRLERCHGDLTDPRLLSVPVHAIGARWGLKSPESFNRSFRAAYGMPPGEHRRTALGVRSGTTLRASQANDG from the coding sequence ATGGCGTTCACCGAGTTCAACACGGCGGCGTTACCGAGGGAGCAGCGTTTCGACTGGTGGTGCGAGGTCGTCGGACGAGGGGTGGCTCCGACACGGATCACCAGTGACGGGGCCTCTGACTTCACGGGAAGCGTGGGGTCCCTCGGCCTCGGCCCTCTTCAGCTGACCACCATGGCCTTCCCCGCGCTACGGTCGGAGCGCACCGCGCAGCTCGTCCGCCGCGGGGACCCCGAGACCTACGAGCTGACCCTGGTCCTGGGCGGGTCCATGGAGGTGTCCCAGGGCCGCAACGACGCCGCTCTCCACGCCGGCGACTTCGCCCTCTGGACATCCTCGCGGCCCTACCGCGGACGAGCCGTCAGCACGCCCGAAACCGGCGCCGCACGAGCCGTCATCCTGCACCTCCCCAGAACGCTCGTCCCCGTGCCCGAGTCCAGACTGGACCGGCTGTTCGCCAGCACCCTGTCCGCCAGGTCCGGGATCGCCCGGATCCTCGCCGACCACCTGATCTCGGTCGCCCGGGAGGCACCCCTGCTGGACGAGTCGGACGGTGAGCGGCTCGGCCTGGCCAGCCTGGACCTGGCCGCGGGACTGCTCGCGTCCCGGGCCGACGCACAGGACCGCGTCCCCCCGGAGACGCGGCACCAGGTGCTGCGCGCCCGCATCGACGTCTTCATCCAGGACCACCTGACCGATCCTCAGCTCGGCCCCGACGCCATCGCGGCCCACCACCACATCTCCGTGAGGCTCCTGCACCAGCTGTTTCGCCCCAGGGGCGAGACCGTGTCGGCCGCGATCCGCCGACAGCGCCTGGAACGCTGCCACGGTGACCTCACCGACCCGCGGCTGCTGAGCGTCCCGGTGCACGCGATCGGCGCCCGGTGGGGCCTGAAGAGCCCCGAGTCGTTCAACCGTTCGTTCCGTGCCGCCTACGGCATGCCGCCGGGCGAGCACCGTCGTACGGCACTCGGCGTGCGCTCAGGGACAACCCTTCGTGCGTCACAGGCCAATGACGGATAG
- a CDS encoding CatB-related O-acetyltransferase produces MTSEPSTAAAAGAPDPASVHPLPAHDRVVFLKPLVAGTNVVVGDFTYYDDPDGATDFVRRNVLYAYGPERLIIGKYCAIATGTRFLMAGAEHPSMGVSTFPFTMFGGEWTERTLDLVTAMPSRGDTVVGNDVWFGYGATVLPGVRIGDGAVIAAGAMVTADVPPYTVVGGNPARTIRQRFDDGDIERLLRAAWWDWPVELVTAHARTIMGGSPRDIERIAAAEGLGKSE; encoded by the coding sequence GTGACATCCGAACCGAGCACCGCTGCCGCCGCCGGGGCACCCGACCCGGCCAGCGTCCATCCCCTGCCCGCCCACGACAGGGTCGTCTTCCTCAAACCACTGGTCGCCGGGACGAACGTCGTGGTGGGTGATTTCACCTACTACGACGACCCCGACGGCGCGACCGACTTCGTACGGCGCAACGTGCTGTACGCCTACGGCCCGGAACGGCTGATCATCGGCAAGTATTGCGCGATCGCCACGGGCACCCGGTTCCTGATGGCGGGCGCGGAGCACCCGTCGATGGGGGTGTCCACCTTCCCCTTCACCATGTTCGGCGGGGAGTGGACCGAGCGGACCCTCGACCTCGTCACCGCGATGCCCAGCCGCGGGGACACGGTGGTCGGCAACGACGTGTGGTTCGGATACGGGGCCACCGTGCTGCCCGGCGTGCGGATCGGCGACGGCGCGGTGATCGCGGCCGGAGCGATGGTCACCGCCGACGTGCCGCCGTACACCGTCGTGGGCGGGAACCCGGCCCGGACGATCAGGCAGCGCTTCGACGACGGGGACATCGAACGGCTCCTGCGCGCCGCCTGGTGGGACTGGCCCGTCGAGCTGGTGACCGCGCACGCCCGGACCATCATGGGCGGTTCGCCGCGGGACATCGAGCGCATCGCCGCCGCCGAAGGTCTGGGGAAGTCGGAGTGA
- a CDS encoding class I SAM-dependent methyltransferase, whose translation MWATAVGVARVRALETERENALFRDPLARAFATAGGLWPSSPSLPEDEAARRRRLAVSYSIVIRTKFLDDLLRRASASGVRQVVLLGAGMDSRAFRMDWPEGTRLFEVDTAAPLDFKAAVLRQERAVARCERITVAVDLREDWPGALAAVGHDPAAPTVWIAEGLLIYLPEDAVELLLARIGAQSAAGSRMGLTLGSRGVIERFGADAVPGSAASMWVSEMSDDPVGWLAGHGWEAGSHTLRECGGAYGRPISTPPQREERPGGLISAVRR comes from the coding sequence GTGTGGGCCACGGCGGTGGGGGTGGCCAGGGTGCGGGCGCTGGAGACCGAGCGGGAGAACGCGCTGTTCCGCGACCCGCTGGCACGGGCCTTCGCCACCGCCGGTGGCCTGTGGCCCTCCTCGCCGTCGCTGCCCGAGGACGAGGCCGCGCGACGCCGTCGGCTGGCCGTGTCGTACTCCATCGTCATCAGGACGAAGTTCCTCGACGACCTGTTGCGGCGGGCCTCTGCGTCCGGGGTCCGGCAGGTCGTGCTGCTCGGCGCCGGCATGGACAGCCGGGCCTTCCGGATGGACTGGCCCGAGGGCACCCGGCTGTTCGAGGTCGACACCGCCGCGCCGCTGGACTTCAAGGCCGCGGTGCTGCGCCAGGAGCGGGCCGTCGCGCGCTGCGAACGGATCACCGTCGCGGTGGATCTGCGTGAGGACTGGCCCGGCGCACTGGCCGCCGTAGGGCACGACCCGGCGGCGCCGACCGTGTGGATCGCCGAAGGACTGCTGATCTATCTGCCCGAGGACGCGGTGGAGCTGCTGCTGGCCCGGATCGGCGCGCAGTCGGCGGCAGGCAGTCGGATGGGGCTGACGTTGGGCTCGCGCGGCGTGATCGAGCGCTTCGGCGCGGACGCCGTGCCGGGATCGGCGGCGTCCATGTGGGTTTCGGAGATGTCCGACGACCCGGTGGGCTGGCTGGCCGGACACGGCTGGGAGGCCGGCAGCCACACCCTGCGCGAGTGCGGCGGCGCCTACGGCCGCCCGATCAGCACCCCGCCGCAGCGCGAGGAGCGGCCCGGCGGACTGATCTCGGCGGTCCGCCGGTAG
- a CDS encoding lipase family protein, whose translation MTSRRTRIRIMAGAAVLGSVSVSALVGVAPVSAAADSHSDWARGGAVVSVEQAADLTAEEVAGELRGKIDSSQLRYGVTAYRVTYRTTDSAGAPTTASQLVVLPKNGARHLSTVSWLHGTTVYRKDVASENPKSDDRLAALLFASTGRAVSAPDYVGLGSGEGFHPYGGPRATVAASVDGLRAARTVAHRSGRELEQKVQVSGFSQGGPATMLVGRALQQEGADRYFRLGALAPVSGPYSLSAFEAAAADDKIAKSGIYLAYFVTAWNKMYGLYTSPGDVFRSPYASEVEGLFDGYHTTQQIVDALPAASKDLFTEDFLNKIRRPDGVLKDRLRPMDNTCDWRPNVPVEIFHGRGDKDVDFSHATYCADQLTRNGAAHRLTDVGDYDHNGSVQQALPRIVRFFDESAAKTD comes from the coding sequence ATGACTTCACGGCGAACAAGAATCCGGATTATGGCTGGTGCGGCGGTCTTGGGAAGTGTGTCCGTGTCCGCCCTGGTGGGTGTGGCTCCGGTCTCGGCGGCGGCCGACTCCCACAGTGACTGGGCACGGGGTGGGGCCGTCGTCTCCGTCGAGCAAGCGGCCGACCTCACAGCGGAGGAAGTGGCCGGGGAACTCCGGGGAAAGATCGACTCGTCCCAGCTCCGCTACGGCGTGACCGCCTATCGGGTCACCTACCGCACCACCGACAGCGCGGGCGCCCCCACGACCGCGAGCCAGCTCGTCGTCCTGCCCAAGAACGGGGCACGCCACCTGTCCACCGTCTCCTGGCTGCACGGCACCACCGTCTACCGCAAGGACGTCGCCTCGGAGAATCCGAAGTCGGACGACCGGCTCGCCGCCCTGCTGTTCGCCTCGACCGGGCGGGCCGTTTCGGCGCCCGACTACGTGGGCCTCGGATCGGGCGAAGGCTTCCACCCCTACGGTGGCCCCCGGGCCACCGTCGCGGCCTCGGTGGACGGCCTGCGCGCGGCCCGCACCGTGGCCCACCGGAGCGGCCGGGAGCTGGAGCAGAAGGTTCAGGTCAGCGGGTTCTCACAGGGCGGCCCCGCGACCATGCTGGTGGGCCGGGCACTTCAGCAGGAGGGCGCCGACCGCTACTTCCGGCTGGGGGCGCTCGCCCCGGTCAGCGGCCCCTACAGCCTCTCGGCCTTCGAGGCCGCCGCAGCCGACGACAAGATCGCCAAATCCGGCATCTACCTCGCCTACTTCGTCACCGCGTGGAACAAGATGTACGGCCTCTACACGTCACCCGGCGATGTCTTCCGCTCTCCCTACGCGAGTGAGGTGGAGGGCCTGTTCGACGGCTATCACACCACCCAGCAGATCGTCGACGCACTCCCGGCGGCCTCCAAGGACCTGTTCACCGAGGACTTCCTGAACAAGATCCGCAGGCCCGACGGTGTCCTGAAGGACAGGCTCCGCCCGATGGACAACACGTGCGACTGGCGGCCGAACGTACCGGTGGAGATCTTCCACGGCCGGGGCGACAAGGACGTCGACTTCAGTCACGCGACGTACTGCGCCGACCAGTTGACCAGGAACGGCGCCGCACACCGGCTGACCGACGTCGGCGACTACGACCACAACGGATCGGTTCAGCAAGCCCTGCCCCGGATCGTCAGATTCTTCGACGAGTCGGCGGCGAAGACCGACTGA
- a CDS encoding winged helix-turn-helix domain-containing protein codes for MLRFEVSVDDLLRSRFALSPAMDLCFLLRSLAGQYRPLPRAWATRLLPAFERLRRETELNAALALHTPQGGPNFVAPPPRGLNQTWADDLAMIRDTPLEAARHEIATNATGPSSRDPRVRAVLDSPDAVSRIAEAMDQAWHELLAADWPQLRAICERDVVHRVGVIGEHGWAATIESLHPSIAWQAGGIEIGHFPHVGTVRLAGDGLLLIPSVFVGNMAAHLDDPWPRTLVYCARGTAALWGDQETVPGPDALTALVGRSRARLLLALDAPASTSHLARSLAMAPGAVGDHLAILRDAGLLVRARSGRSVLYRRTPLGEALVAVRAEGSDQHCF; via the coding sequence GTGCTGCGCTTCGAAGTCTCCGTCGATGACCTGCTGCGCAGCCGCTTCGCACTCTCTCCCGCGATGGACCTCTGCTTCCTGCTGCGCTCGCTCGCCGGCCAGTACCGGCCGCTGCCGCGAGCCTGGGCCACCCGGCTCCTGCCGGCCTTTGAACGGCTTCGCCGCGAGACCGAACTGAACGCCGCCCTCGCCCTGCACACACCGCAAGGCGGACCGAACTTCGTCGCCCCGCCCCCGCGCGGCCTCAACCAGACCTGGGCGGACGACCTGGCCATGATCCGGGACACACCGCTGGAAGCGGCTCGCCACGAAATCGCCACCAACGCGACCGGCCCGTCCTCCCGCGATCCCCGCGTACGCGCAGTGCTGGACTCGCCGGACGCCGTCTCCAGGATCGCCGAGGCGATGGACCAGGCGTGGCACGAGCTGCTCGCCGCGGACTGGCCGCAACTGCGCGCGATCTGTGAGCGCGACGTCGTGCACCGGGTGGGTGTGATCGGCGAACACGGATGGGCCGCGACCATCGAGAGCCTGCACCCGAGCATCGCCTGGCAAGCCGGCGGCATCGAGATCGGCCACTTCCCCCACGTCGGAACAGTCCGCCTCGCCGGCGACGGGCTCCTGCTGATCCCTTCGGTCTTCGTCGGGAACATGGCCGCCCACCTGGACGATCCCTGGCCCAGGACCTTGGTCTATTGCGCACGCGGCACCGCCGCCCTGTGGGGCGACCAGGAGACCGTCCCCGGGCCGGACGCCCTGACCGCTCTGGTCGGCCGGTCCCGAGCCCGACTGCTGTTGGCGCTGGACGCCCCGGCCAGTACCAGCCACCTCGCCCGAAGCCTCGCCATGGCACCCGGCGCGGTGGGAGACCACCTCGCCATCCTGCGAGACGCGGGACTGCTCGTCCGCGCCCGGTCCGGACGGTCGGTGCTCTACCGGCGCACCCCGCTCGGCGAGGCACTGGTAGCGGTACGGGCTGAGGGATCGGATCAGCACTGCTTTTGA
- a CDS encoding winged helix-turn-helix transcriptional regulator: MGTTSEQDLDLGLNLGLDRWTSTYRRDCPSRTVVEVLANKWTLYVLAALRRQDGPLRFNELRRLLDGITQKMLSQTLRELERSGLVRRTVYATVPPRVEYALSDLGVEAGRLTTAIAEWSVAHVPEIAAARQAFDVQRRAEPRPVAVTEAP; this comes from the coding sequence ATGGGTACTACCTCGGAACAGGATCTCGACCTCGGCCTCAACCTCGGCCTCGACCGCTGGACTTCCACCTACCGCCGTGACTGCCCGTCGCGCACGGTCGTCGAGGTGCTCGCCAACAAGTGGACGCTGTACGTCCTGGCGGCGTTGCGGCGGCAGGACGGGCCGCTGCGCTTCAACGAACTCCGCCGCCTCCTCGACGGCATCACGCAGAAGATGCTGAGCCAGACGCTCCGCGAGCTGGAACGGTCAGGCCTGGTCCGCCGTACGGTCTACGCCACCGTTCCGCCCCGTGTGGAGTACGCCCTGAGTGACCTGGGGGTGGAGGCCGGACGGCTGACCACCGCGATCGCGGAGTGGTCGGTGGCGCACGTCCCGGAGATCGCCGCCGCCCGCCAGGCGTTCGACGTCCAACGTCGCGCCGAACCACGTCCGGTGGCGGTGACGGAGGCGCCGTAA
- a CDS encoding Vgb family protein: MTTPDVEEYPVSGRDSGPYALTTGPDGALWFTLVHSARIGRLVPGQEPTSHQLAPDSSPTVICNGPDGALWFTTYRAHRIGRITTAGQVTEFAPPTPECGPFGIAAGPDGALWFTETAADRIGRITTDGTVTEYPLPRPRTGASPSAFPSAIAAAGDAMWFTMNRANAIGRIGMDGRITVQELPTEAAAPVGIAVGPDGSVWFTEIAAGQIGRRTPDGRITEYPLPDRTARPHAVTTDADGTAWFTEWGANRVGSITPDGTITLHDLPTPASEPHGITVGPDGALWTALETGALARIEPTTTTVGAGCPCNRASGCHVQRA, from the coding sequence GTGACGACCCCGGACGTCGAGGAGTACCCGGTGTCCGGCCGCGACAGCGGCCCGTACGCCCTCACCACCGGCCCGGACGGCGCGCTCTGGTTCACCCTGGTGCACAGCGCCAGGATCGGTCGGCTCGTCCCGGGACAGGAGCCGACCAGCCATCAGCTCGCCCCGGACAGCAGCCCGACGGTCATCTGCAACGGGCCGGACGGCGCTCTGTGGTTCACCACGTACCGGGCGCACCGGATCGGGCGGATCACGACGGCCGGCCAGGTGACGGAGTTCGCGCCGCCGACCCCGGAGTGCGGCCCCTTCGGCATCGCCGCGGGGCCGGACGGCGCGCTGTGGTTCACCGAGACCGCCGCCGACCGCATCGGCCGCATCACCACCGACGGAACGGTCACGGAGTACCCGCTGCCGCGACCGCGCACCGGCGCGTCTCCCTCCGCGTTCCCCTCCGCGATCGCCGCGGCCGGGGACGCGATGTGGTTCACGATGAACCGGGCCAACGCCATCGGCCGCATCGGCATGGACGGCCGCATCACGGTCCAGGAGCTCCCCACCGAGGCGGCCGCACCGGTCGGAATCGCCGTGGGCCCGGATGGAAGCGTCTGGTTCACGGAGATCGCGGCCGGTCAGATCGGTCGGAGGACCCCCGACGGCCGGATCACCGAATACCCGCTCCCCGACCGCACGGCCCGGCCGCATGCCGTCACCACCGACGCCGACGGCACGGCGTGGTTCACCGAGTGGGGCGCCAACCGCGTCGGCTCGATCACCCCCGACGGCACCATCACCCTCCACGACCTGCCCACCCCGGCCTCCGAGCCGCACGGGATCACGGTGGGCCCGGACGGCGCCCTGTGGACGGCGCTGGAGACGGGCGCACTGGCCCGCATCGAACCGACCACCACCACCGTAGGCGCCGGCTGTCCCTGCAACCGTGCGTCTGGCTGCCACGTCCAGAGGGCATGA
- a CDS encoding DinB family protein, whose amino-acid sequence MIDEFAKDNLHGRLRRDREALLWKLDGLSEYDARRPLTATGTSLLGLVKHVASVEARYFGEVFDRPSPEPLCPWQDSDGSDLWAAEDETRDQIIGFYRRTWEHSDATINELPLDAPGHVPWWPEPHSNTNLFAVMVHVLSESVRHAGHADILREGLDGRTGVRAEHEQQIDEEARAAYCAKIEQAARSGTSIKA is encoded by the coding sequence ATGATCGATGAATTCGCGAAGGACAACCTGCACGGGAGACTGCGGCGGGACCGCGAGGCGCTCCTCTGGAAACTCGACGGCTTGTCCGAATACGACGCCCGCCGGCCTTTGACGGCGACCGGGACCAGCCTCCTCGGCCTGGTCAAACACGTGGCCAGCGTCGAGGCCAGGTACTTCGGCGAGGTCTTCGACCGCCCGTCCCCGGAACCGCTGTGCCCGTGGCAGGACTCCGACGGCAGCGATCTGTGGGCGGCCGAGGACGAGACCCGCGATCAGATCATCGGGTTCTACCGGCGCACGTGGGAACACTCGGACGCGACGATCAACGAGCTTCCCCTGGACGCCCCCGGTCACGTGCCGTGGTGGCCGGAGCCCCATTCCAACACGAACCTGTTCGCCGTCATGGTCCATGTCCTCAGCGAGTCCGTCCGGCATGCCGGGCACGCCGACATCCTGCGCGAGGGCCTCGACGGCCGGACCGGGGTGCGCGCCGAGCACGAGCAGCAGATCGACGAGGAAGCCCGCGCGGCCTACTGCGCGAAGATCGAGCAGGCCGCCAGGTCGGGTACGTCCATCAAGGCTTAG
- a CDS encoding MFS transporter has protein sequence MTPIAEPAQVNHRATYREVLAEPRFRLLFSTRTVAITADALRITTFSVLVFSATGSALLSALAFGIGFIPQLFGSLLLGSLADRLPPRALITGGYALECAAALLLALVRMPIAASLGVVALVALATPVFHGASSRLVAQSLEGDAYVLGRSLNNIASSGAQLFGLALGGAVVAVLGPHRALVVSAALYLGCALAIRIRLPRLQLGEFGGTPGSARGDGGAVRASLHGAGLLLRGHTVRRLMLAQWLPPAFVAGAEGLIVAYAGGRHFAPGWYAVLMGCLPVGMLVGDLLVGRLLRPPTRERLVVPLIALMGLPLLGFAAEPEVGVSSCLLLLCGFGFAYGLGLQRPFLDALPQDGQGQAFGLLGSGSMTLQGVGPACFGVVAAGIGTGGAIALAGGAAVLTAGWILTWNPPKSPVPVPNHSTGS, from the coding sequence ATGACCCCAATCGCCGAACCCGCGCAGGTCAACCACCGTGCCACGTACCGGGAGGTGCTGGCCGAGCCACGATTCCGGCTGCTCTTCTCGACCCGCACCGTCGCGATCACTGCGGACGCGCTGCGGATCACCACGTTCTCGGTGCTGGTCTTCTCGGCCACCGGCTCCGCGCTGCTGAGCGCACTGGCCTTCGGCATCGGCTTCATCCCGCAGCTGTTCGGCTCGCTGCTGCTGGGCTCACTGGCCGACCGACTGCCGCCCCGCGCGCTCATCACCGGCGGCTACGCCTTGGAGTGCGCCGCCGCCCTGCTGCTCGCCCTGGTGCGGATGCCGATCGCGGCAAGCCTTGGTGTCGTGGCGCTGGTCGCCCTCGCCACACCGGTGTTTCACGGCGCGTCGAGTCGGCTGGTCGCGCAGTCGCTGGAGGGCGACGCCTATGTACTGGGCCGTTCACTGAACAACATCGCTTCCTCCGGCGCGCAATTGTTCGGACTGGCGCTGGGAGGTGCGGTCGTCGCGGTACTCGGCCCGCACCGGGCGCTCGTGGTGAGCGCCGCCCTCTACCTCGGCTGCGCGCTCGCCATCCGCATCCGGCTGCCCCGGCTGCAGCTGGGAGAGTTCGGCGGCACACCCGGCAGCGCTCGGGGCGATGGCGGGGCCGTCCGGGCAAGCCTGCACGGTGCCGGCCTGCTGCTGCGCGGACACACGGTGCGGCGGCTGATGCTGGCCCAGTGGCTACCGCCCGCGTTCGTAGCGGGCGCGGAAGGCCTGATCGTCGCCTACGCCGGAGGACGCCACTTCGCGCCCGGCTGGTACGCGGTGCTGATGGGCTGCCTGCCGGTCGGCATGCTCGTCGGTGACCTGCTGGTGGGCCGACTCCTGCGGCCGCCCACCCGGGAGCGACTGGTGGTCCCGTTGATCGCGCTGATGGGACTGCCGCTGCTCGGCTTCGCCGCCGAACCCGAAGTGGGCGTCTCGTCCTGTCTGCTGCTGCTCTGCGGCTTCGGATTCGCCTACGGTCTCGGCCTGCAACGGCCGTTCCTGGACGCCCTGCCGCAAGATGGCCAGGGCCAGGCCTTCGGCCTGCTCGGCTCCGGCAGCATGACGCTGCAAGGCGTCGGACCGGCCTGCTTCGGCGTGGTGGCCGCAGGCATCGGAACAGGCGGCGCAATCGCCCTGGCAGGCGGCGCGGCGGTGCTCACCGCCGGCTGGATTCTGACCTGGAACCCGCCCAAATCCCCGGTCCCCGTACCGAACCACTCAACGGGATCTTGA
- a CDS encoding NADP-dependent oxidoreductase, which translates to MTSSMYAVSQRSYGGPEVLELVETDRPEPGPGEVLVRIRAAAVNPADWKIRSGDVRRFGEPPFTEQPFTLGLDLSGVVEAVGAEVTRFRPGDAVFGNAFPPHGAHAQYAVTSEQWLAAVPRGVDHVHAAALPTVGLTAWQSLTRAVSLSEGQRVLIHGAAGGIGHLAVQIAKAQGAYVIGTARTGKHAFLYDLGADEVIDYTQVDFAQAVRDVDIVLDPIADDYGPRSLAVLAPGGTLIDVRGTGPDRSTVREQAAARGLRFVEFGFTPSGTDLESIAELAEGGALRVSVEKVLPLREAAEAHRLSEGGRVKGKIVLTV; encoded by the coding sequence ATGACCAGCAGCATGTACGCCGTGAGCCAGCGGTCCTACGGCGGCCCCGAGGTGCTTGAGCTCGTCGAGACCGACCGGCCGGAGCCGGGGCCGGGCGAGGTCCTGGTGCGGATCCGCGCCGCCGCGGTCAATCCCGCGGACTGGAAGATCCGCTCCGGAGACGTGCGCAGGTTCGGCGAACCACCCTTCACGGAACAACCGTTCACGCTCGGGTTGGACCTGTCCGGTGTGGTCGAGGCCGTCGGCGCGGAGGTGACCCGGTTCCGGCCCGGTGACGCGGTGTTCGGGAACGCCTTCCCACCGCACGGCGCCCACGCGCAATACGCGGTCACCTCGGAGCAGTGGCTCGCCGCCGTTCCGCGGGGCGTGGACCATGTGCACGCCGCCGCGCTGCCGACCGTGGGCCTCACCGCCTGGCAATCGCTCACGCGCGCCGTCTCACTGAGCGAGGGTCAGCGAGTCCTCATCCACGGGGCGGCCGGCGGGATCGGCCACCTGGCCGTGCAGATCGCCAAGGCACAGGGCGCGTACGTGATCGGCACGGCCCGCACGGGCAAGCACGCCTTCCTGTACGACCTGGGCGCCGACGAGGTCATCGACTACACGCAGGTCGACTTCGCCCAGGCCGTACGGGACGTCGACATCGTCCTGGACCCGATCGCCGACGACTACGGGCCCCGCTCCCTGGCCGTGCTCGCGCCGGGCGGCACGCTCATCGACGTACGCGGCACCGGCCCCGACCGCAGCACCGTCCGGGAGCAGGCCGCGGCACGCGGTCTGCGCTTCGTCGAGTTCGGCTTCACCCCGTCCGGGACCGACCTGGAGAGCATCGCCGAACTGGCGGAAGGCGGCGCCCTGCGGGTCTCGGTCGAGAAGGTGCTGCCGCTACGGGAGGCGGCCGAGGCCCACCGGCTCAGCGAAGGGGGCCGAGTCAAGGGCAAGATCGTCCTCACCGTCTGA
- a CDS encoding RICIN domain-containing protein — protein MRTTAAAAVLALGLAGVMATPAAGALAPYPPTAPTKMKSQNSQKCADVEARSLANGAAVHQWSCVLDNDNNQKWTFEASSAHIGYFRLINLNSKKCMDVEGPSYADGAKIHQWECYGTDSQEWKVEYLGDEANTFKLVNRHSGKCMDVEGWSKDNGAKIHQWTCHGGDDSNQRWNFA, from the coding sequence ATGCGTACAACTGCGGCCGCTGCGGTGCTCGCCCTCGGGCTGGCCGGCGTCATGGCAACACCGGCAGCCGGCGCTCTGGCCCCGTATCCACCCACGGCACCGACCAAGATGAAGAGCCAGAACTCCCAGAAGTGCGCCGACGTCGAGGCCCGGTCCCTGGCCAACGGAGCGGCGGTTCACCAGTGGAGCTGCGTGCTCGACAACGACAACAACCAGAAGTGGACGTTCGAGGCGTCCAGCGCCCACATCGGCTACTTCAGGCTGATCAATCTCAACAGCAAGAAGTGCATGGACGTCGAGGGGCCTTCGTACGCGGACGGCGCCAAGATCCACCAGTGGGAGTGCTACGGCACCGACAGCCAGGAGTGGAAGGTCGAGTACCTGGGCGACGAGGCCAACACGTTCAAGCTCGTCAACCGCCACAGCGGCAAGTGCATGGACGTCGAAGGCTGGTCCAAGGACAACGGCGCGAAGATCCACCAATGGACCTGTCACGGCGGCGATGACAGCAACCAGAGGTGGAACTTCGCCTGA